The segment TGTCGCTTGCCGATCTGCTCTCTCTTCCGTTCTCAGACCGCTCACCGGGCGGGGTTCGCTCTGGCTCGGAACAGGTTGCGAGTCGCCCGCGCGCCTACTTGCGGATCCCCAGCCGCTTCACCACCAACGTGTACCGGTCCGGACTGACGCGGTGCAGATACCGCAGCAGCCGGGTGCGCCGGCCCACCATCAGCAGCAGGCCGCGTCGCGAGGTGTGGTCCTTGCGGTGGGACTTCAGGTGTTCGGCCAGATGGTTGATGCGTTCCGTCAGCAGCGCCACTTGCACCTCGGGCGACCCCGTGTCCTGGTCATGCACCCGATACGTGCCGATGAGTTCGCTCTTCTTCGTTCCGTCCATCGTCATAGACAGCGTGTCCTTCACCTAGCGCGGGGCTTCCACGCGCGCCCGCTCGTGCAGTGTTCGTCACATTATAGCGTTTCGGGGGGTGCCGATCAACTGCAAACAGCGTTCTTGAATCCAGCGATCCCTTCTGCTACCATCGGGGGTGGAGCATCGCGGGCGGAGGACTCACGCCGATGGCACGCTGGATTCTGCTGCTGCTGGGGGCCGTGGGGGCGCTGGCGGCGCCGCGGGCCGGTGCCGCCGCCGAGGCCCCGCTGGCGCGGGTGGCCTGGCCCATTCCCGCGGCGGCCTGGCGCGTGCCCCTGGGCCGCTGCGAGCGGGGCGTGCCGCTGGGCGGCTTCGGGGCGGGGAGCTTCATGCTGAACTCCGGCGGCTCGTTCGGCCCCTGGCACTTCCAGCCGGGGGCGCCCGAGTCGGGCCGCCGGCTTGCCGGGGCCGCGTTCCACTTCTACGAGAGGCCCGAGGGCGGGGCCGCGCGCGTGGCCACCCTGGCCGCCCAGCCGCCGATGCCGGGATGGGCGCCGCTGCCGCCCGGCTCGGGCTCCTACGCCGCGCTCTATCCCAAGGGCTGGTTCACGTATTCGGGCTTCGCGGCCGACCTGGCGATGAAGTTCCTCAGCCCCATCCTGCGCGGCAACGCGCGCGAGACGAGCTATCCCGTGGCCCTCTTCGAGTTCGCCATCGCCAACCCCACGGCGCGCAAACTCGATGTGGCCGTGCTCTTCACCTTTCCCAATGCCGCCGCGCACACGGCCGAGCTGCGCACCGGCTTCCTGAGCGTCGCCCGCGCCGCCCCCGAGAAGGGCATCGTGGGAGTCGTGCTCGGCGCCCGCCACGACCGCAACCCGCCGACCACGCAGGGCACCGAATGGTGCCTCGCCGCGCGGGCCGAGCGGGGCGGCGAGGTCTCCCACGCCGCCTCGTGGAACGCCATGGCCAGCGGGGGCGACGTGCTGGGCGCCTTCGCCGCCGACGGCCGGCTGCCCAACCAGCCCCTCGACGCCACGGCGAGCGCCGGGGCCGTGGCCTTCCGCGCCACGCTCGAGCCCAAGGCCTCCATCACCGTGCCGTTCGCCCTGAGCTGGGACTTTCCCCGCGTGGCCCTCGGGCCCACCCAGTGG is part of the Planctomycetota bacterium genome and harbors:
- the rpsO gene encoding 30S ribosomal protein S15, coding for MDGTKKSELIGTYRVHDQDTGSPEVQVALLTERINHLAEHLKSHRKDHTSRRGLLLMVGRRTRLLRYLHRVSPDRYTLVVKRLGIRK